The window agtatttattaacactttttgtgccagttatacattcctccataaacaaaccttgcgaatatttatcactatatttgatactgttagaCTTACGGAGCTTTCCATTAGACAGAACTGACCTGCcaaaccaggcatttggaagggcTATCTTTAcaccgccttcaaattaacactcttcgaGAATGATACACAATCCTCCGGAAGAATGCGAAggggttatcatgcaagtgtaaTATGGAAGGGACCAAATCCGCGAAGGGGGACTAAATCCGTTAGGGGATTTAGTCACCCGGGGTCCAAATTCGCTGGGAGGGTGGCGCCTGTCCGTCCTTTCACATTCTCTTGCGAAATCTACATTTATCGCCGAATAGACGTCATGTAGACCTACATCTATCGAGAGCTTTATGACCATATTTAGGCAGTCTATCaattataaatccggatttcttTTATCCTGACGTAACAAAATCGAGCCCAGCTCCTTATcttgaaatcaattctcaagatggctgccaagggcttcatggcgcatgctctgttacctctgtttccttgaggagtcctgagcaTTAGAGagaatccggatacgtttcggatacgtgtggacgggcaaattcgatttgaatacgctacgtgtggatggaaatatttttgaatctgggAACAAAAAGttacggattcaaaaatatccggatacgtgtgaacGGGGCCCTAGTTGGAAGAGAAAACTGTTTGGAAATTTATTGGTGTGTTTTTCGccacattttaaaaatatcttcaacacatgaattcaaaccaagatgttaatccattagccggccaagctccacgaacgaatttccactcaaacactgtcacagcaaccgagactcccgttgaccttgaaatttcctaAGATATTTCCCTTGTAACACCGTTAACTttaaagagaatctcgctggcatagaaacgcactatgcagtcaaaacctTTAGTCAGTTTTGGACCCAGACTGCagtttgcattttgtacctagtttgCATTTTAAACCCAATCTGCATCTGGAACCtgcagtctgtagtctgcattttatattGAGCGGTAAGTTATCTtatttcaaagatcaaagaaataatGACGTCTCCTCTAACACCAGGTAAATgctcaaaccatttttcatgacACCTTTGATTACAAAACGTAATCTTTAAACGTAGTACTACTTAACGTctggcatttttttttcactgttttggatCAGTCGCTCTCCAAAATGCACATCACATTTTGTTTAAGTTGTAGCGGCATCGCTTGAATGACGACACATATAACAATACCCGCCATTCGCATACAAATAAGTGGCTGGGTATATCCTGCAGTTTAGCTTTTCCCCCCTTTCTACAAAGGTGAAATGGTGTGGCATGAATGGACCTTGAATGATTGCTTCGAACATTTCACCTTAGTGCGCATATTTCCTCTTCGGTTTAGCCAGCGGTATGTCAGTTCCTGCTCAGGAACAGCTTCTGAAACACGATCACTTTATGAAGTTGTCCTTAACGCATGTAGTTCAATGTAAGATATTTATGACTTTCGATTTGCTGGCTGACTATCTCCAATTCTTCCAGCTATTAAGAATCAGTGATtttcattgtttggttcttCAATGGTCAACTTCTGGCTTCAATTACTGAGGCTTCTGTCCTTCGACTTCTTGGGGCCTTGCCCAACGTAAAAGCAAAGAGCAAAAAGTAAAAAGCCGAGGGCttcatggcgcatgctctgttacctctgtttcctcGAGGAGTTCTAAGCATCCGGATACGTTTCAGATTCGTTTGCACAGGAACTGCGTGACATCGACATTAGCAAATGAATGTGGTTGTTGAGACAATTTCTCaacttttttagttttttttactAAGGCACAACTTGAtatgtgtttaaataaagttatttacatGTGAACGATTCAATGAAAGATACAAGTTTTTCAGACCGTATACAAAACCCTGTGCTCTTACATTTTTTTCTGAGACGTACATACAGTAAAATGAGGTCAGTGGCACTCTTCGTGTAACCTTAACCGAAAAGGCAAATTCAATTTTGAATGATACACTGAAAAAAAACTCATTTTGTAGTCAAATTTAGTATACCACACAACTAAGAACAATGTAAACGGAACGTTTTCAGGTTCAAAtcgaaaaagggaaaaaaaaaaaaaaaaacacgaacgTTCAGCCTCTGGCAGCCCCAACATTAGACGTtcctataaaaataaaatagtgTAGCACGAGCTGGAATAAGATGTGCCAAATCGCGCGTTTGTTTAAAAATGATGACTCCGTTAATTTGAATTCTCAGCTTCCCCAACCAGAAGGCACCCGTCGTCTGATACATCTTAAAAGGTGAAATGCTAAGGGCAGCAGCTACTCAAACATCATAAACTGACTGGGAAATGGGTCTCAAGGCAGCTAATTAAATATCACTGCGCTGAGACCATTCAAAACACCTTTTAACGCCATAAATACATTTTCTTGCCTTTCAGCATTGACCACCTCAAAACGTCCGAAGCCTCGTCAAACCGTTGTATAGCACTTATGTACTCACAGCTGCGCGAAATTCAAAACCCAAAGGTCTCCAATTTGGGTATCGATCAACTCAAcgattattttgttttaagagAAAATGCGAGGTGAGATTGTTTTGTCAATTTTGGCCCTCTTTGGACCTTGCTTTTGCGAAGAAGCCAAGAGTTTTAAAGGGTAAGTAACAAAAACACAAATTAAATGGAATTATACGCTCAGAAAAAGATCATGATAATCTTTCCACTGTTTATGGAGGTGGATTCTCGCCAATGAAACTGAGACAACAACACCGAAAGTGAATAGGTATGATTTTTAAAAGGAGTAGGAGACGCTAAGTTCCACTGACCGTGAATCTTCGCACGAGTAGAATAAAAACAGTAGAACTGGAGTGTTTAGGCATCATGAGAGGAACTTTTATTAAATAAATCCATCTTTGGTTCTTCGAGTCGAACCAACGCGACTACTGGGATCAATCAGCGTAAATTTTGAGTACCACGATAAGCACTTCTTTCCAAATGAACTGTTCCGAATCGATAGCTGCAGAGGCACgggtatcatcatcatcatatcccATTTGGTGAGGACCTCATATAGACTATATTAAATATCATCTACTTTGAAAGGAGGGATTTGAGAACATTTAATTTAATCTGGCAAATTTGATAAAAATTACCACTGACAACATACCCGAAGCCTGGATTAGAGTGAAAATAACCGAGCGGGTCAAGACAACAATCATAAAATACTAAAGCCAAATACTGAGGACACATTCTATTCGTCAATATTCTGACATGGCTCAGAACAGTATAGGCCAAAAATCTATATTTTCCTGCGAAAGGTTCTACACCTCGTCCGAACATACGAATTTGGCAATACAAGGCATCGTGTTTGAAACAAATTGACGTTGGAAAGATCAAAATAATTGCTAAATCATATTAAGTCATTTCCCAAGTTTCGAGCCATTTGGTTTCGATGATCAGCAAATTATTGGCCATCAAAAAGTAATACCTTTTAGGATGgcaaaaaaatttaacaaatccagggataaaatctctgtacaATTTAGAATCTTCAAGGCAACAGTCCTCAAAGATTATAGGGTGATATATCGGGCAAAAATTTTCAGGAAGACCAAAGTTATAATTGTACATCAACTCATTGTTTAGAACGCTACCAAATGGCAAGTAACAATAGTGATAGGCAGTTCCTTTGGAGCTGAAAACCCGATGCACTTTCAACGTGAAGTACTTGTTTCTTTGCCGATCGATTAAGATATCGATCGATGTAAAGCAAGGGTCCCCCATCAATATTTGACCAAATATTTTGGGCACCAAAATGCATTATTCAGATCTATTATAAACAGTTATTACACTTAATACATCATTATTTCACTTTTGTACTGATTTACTGATTTTGAAGCCTAGCgtcttttcaattttaaacaTGCCAACGAGGCTTGCCAGTCTTATTAACATTACCAGGTCAGAAGCCATGTGAGAGGTCCTGGGAATGAGTTTGCATAAATATAAAAGCCGGTATAATTTACGAAccgccattttttatttctgttcaTAACATTGAAACAATATCGCTTGCCATATTGGTGGTGCAAACCAAGTATTCAAAGCGCTCAGGGATCTACTGCGGTTGGTATCAGCACGTATGCGTTATTTTATGCAAGAAAACGCTGTGATTTCAAAGGCAATAATACCAAAGATCACAACCTTCACTTTGAAGATtaccaacgaaaaaaaaaattaaaattactcACAATTTCAAGATATCGACGATAACAATAAGGTTTTCTGCCTCATCCACTAGCCTCATTTCCTTTCCAACTCCGTCCATCTTCGTGCCAGCGGCCAACTTGGATCGATTGCCACCAAGTCGAAGACGTCTTCAATTCACTCCTCGAGTGTCTTCGCGAAATCTCTCTATTTAATTTGCTAATTCAACAGTCTcttgtgaccaacttgtctctttgaCTGCCCTTTTGTATTTCAAATTAGAAAATAAGAGTTGGACGCTTCCGAGTTTGAAATAAAACTACCCATATGATTTGCATAATTCGCGGATGTTCTAGTCCTAGGAGAATTGTCCTCAATTCCCTCAGATAAACCGACCAATGGCAAGCCCGGCGAGGTTTTAATAATACTCGTGCGGTTTGTGATTTAATTCAGTAGTTGAAAAATGCTATATTTATGAATGAATGGTACGAATGAACGAAGGAAAGAACGAATGAGTGAACAAATGAATGGATGAGTGAAGGCATTAACGAACGACAAAcattaaagacggtgcctacgagttcaaaggtatttttgcgcggtttactgagtatgcgggaaaagcagatcttaaccacagttattgaaatcctaaaagaaaattaggggcaaccacgcatttttcgaagataatagacctttttaccgctACGGCggtcattttgatttctattgtttcgaatagctattatgggatgcccagggcgcaaatacatattaatttgccccctgagcatcccataatagctattcgaaacaatagaaatcaaaatggccgccgtatcggtaaaaaggtctattaatcaaaaatatttataaaattaaagctttcaaatacaagggaatgtatggcgttcttttccaaattgagggttaattatctctgaaaaatgcgcggtttccctattttcctttttgataccaagagcacttgctaagttctgctttctccgcataggtttgaaccgcgcaaaaatatccctgcattaacAAGCACCACTCATAGGAAATCAGAGtacctcgagatgcgcagaacgtatgcgcaataacaatagtaggcaccgtccttaactgaatAGAAAAAGTGACACTGCTTTAGATAAAGATTCAGAATTTGTCAAGCGCTATTTACCATAATCCAATGGCGGCTCACGATCTCTAAAAAGCTTCATTATATGGTGTAGAGTTTGACCTAAAACAAATAGTTAAAAGTAAGGAAAATATGAAAATAAGGAAAAGTATAATTTCAAATATGTATGCATTGACCCAGTTACATTTTTTCCTCCAAGGAGTCGAGTGGTTCGAACAACCCCAGCAAATCAAGCTCAACTGCAATTTCTCAAAGACCTAGAGGAAAACGTTGATGTAAGAAAGAGAACATATCATAGGGTGCGTTGGATTGaacctattccggaataggaatacacggagCAAAAGTAGTTAGAAATCATTCTTTTTTTACGGAGATCCACATTAACATTTtaaaacacctgctaaaatgccaTTTTACACATGTGtgtattatccttgttgcttcaaaacgccagacgtACCGTTTTAAATCAACGCTCTGCGTATTCTTATCCCGAAATGGGATCAATCAAATGCACCCTTAGTCAGTAAGTGGGAGACTTTAAATAGTTAGTCAGAAAACCATGGGAacgttagagcggttttcaattgagtgtcgaaagtaattagcgaattgctttagtttataattacttcacccagtgattggttcaaagttatcgcgccactttttcaaccaatcagaagtgaaactaaaaccaatcgtggctcgcgcgtgcacattttcccgcgctttgtgtcggctacgtgtaattacttcgagttttgattggtttacttgattgtctccgtccattttgattggccaaagtaattactttggttttggttttacgacactcatttgaaaaccgctctaacattTTTGCAGCGTCCCTGCTGTAAGTTTTTGTAGTTGTAATAACAAACGAATGAAGGGGAAAGTTTTAAATGAACTGTAGAGTTCTGTCGGTGAGGGTTTAAACACGAAAATCATCATTTCACCCGCTAGCTAACGCTAGAAACTTCAGCACACAAATCTCTCTTTTGGTGGTTAAGTTACCTTTATCAActggatttttgtttttatagttGAAAACCTGTCATCGCGTTTTCGTTGACGTATCAATATTATTCATGTCCGCTTCGCTGCTCTGTGAATGGTAGCAGCGATGGAgcttatttttttgtaataaatgCTTCTGATGAAAATGATGACGGTAAAATGTTGTcgttgatgaagatgatgatgacatcTTTTCGTTAAGGCGATGGCGCtgtttttgatgatgacgtcgACAGTATCGTTGATGACATTGTTTTCGTTGTTGATAATGGTTgtgatgataacgatgatggTAGAGGGATGTCTTCATCAGTGGTAGCTCGGGAAACTGAAATTCCGAGTGTTCCCGAACAGAGATCGAAGGACGACCCTCCGATTACTAGTCCGGATGCTCTACCAGTGATAGGAGACTCCTGGgagatggtgactcggggatattcggaaaaaaacccgagtgctcccgaacaggagtcgaacctacgaccttcccaTTACTACTCGGTTCCTCTACCACTGACAGTATCGTTGATGACATTGTTTTCGTTGTTGATAATGGTTgtgatgataacgatgatggTAGAGGGATGTCTTCATCAGTGGTAGCTCGGGAAACTGAAATTCCGAGTGTTCCCGAACAGAGATCGAAAGACGACCCTCCGATTACTAGTCCGGATGCTCTACCAGTgataggagactcgtgggagatggtgactcggggatattcGGGATTAAATCCGAGTGCTCCCgaacaggagtcgaacctacgaccttccatTACTAGTTGGGATGCTCTGCCGCTGAGCTCTAGGACAAAGTGGACGGTTGATCATTTAACTAGGTCGAGGTcacaataattaacaactattatattcacctcagtgtcagtgacTCGTGGTGGATATTCgaggctcggtaaatatccccCACTAACTACCTCCACCTCGGTGAATAGTTCTTTGAGTTTGTACTAAAACGGTGAGATAATATGGGTGGGTGCAAAACGAGGACCGAACACGCAAGACCCAAAAACAAAGACCCCTTCAAAATCATTTTGAAATCACTTGAAACTAGATTAAACAAGATCCTTGACCGAAGAGGAAACGACATTTGCGGTTTTCAATAATTTGACCAGGGTTTTCGTTTTGTAGAAAACCccgcaaaaactacaaaacgaagacttgATAATTTAGCACAAAAAGATAGTTGAACctcatttattaaattctcaacctcggattatgcatttcgcgtgctctgattggttcactcaatctcggttatcagctcgtataccttggtttgaccttatatggtaaatgattgcgttaagcgttgctaaactaaaaatgttttcgtcggaatgccaaatttctctttgaataaagccaaaaaggagaaaaaaaactttttttgtggaaagtttggatcaattccgacgtttagaagtacgcgaaaaggcaagaaatgtttttgtgatgagcctgcgtctgtctgacaacaaggtaatACAAACATCGCATCAATTCTCATCAAGTTTCTTGCGAtctcgctcggatttgctcgctttttccgctcgtatttcgtacttccaaatttttggacttaaaggaatttaataaaacaattattccattcgcgcttgttggatatgagactagttatagccaactcggcgctacgcgcctcgttggctatttaccatctcatatccaacgcgcgcttatgaaataattgttaattattcctgcaacgattgcAGTATTTTCAGGCGGAAATAGGGTCAATAGCAAAAGATATTAGGAggttgagtagccaatcagagcacaccTTCAAAGTTATATCCACTGTTATAGTAGATACTGGTCCGTTATGAAGCTAGAAGTGCAAATGTGAGGTTGATGAGGTAgctgatgatgaagatgatgacgatGAGGTTGACGATGACGGTGACAATGATGATAGACAAGATACTAATGTCCATTGTTTCTATTTTAGTTGGATTTGGACTTTTGGACACACCCCTCCCATGTCAGAGCCTCCGTTGACATCCGCGTGACCTCGGAAGAGTATCCAGCACTTGCGAAACTCCTAAACGAAAATGGCATTGTGTTCACCATCAACATACCAGATGTGCAGACTTTGATGGACAACGAAAACCCTCTTCCAGCGCGTTCACGAAGAGTTGGGTTCGTTTATAGTCGCTACAATCGTCTTGGACCGGTAAAGACAAAATGAGTTTGTGTAATACGATCAGTCTCAGACCTTATAAAACGTCCCAAGACGAGTGTATTGATTCTTTACAGATTGAATCCAAAAAATACCCATCTTTTTTAGGAGACGGTGCGACACAGTGGtcagggcgcttgccttgagatccggggatcccggttttaaagggaacctccactaaaacaacaaaataactttaagccACAGAACATAATGCTTGCAATTAAACAATTTCAAACTTCTTCCGATGGAAGCGTTCGTATCCGAAAAAAGTgaattgttttggctttcaaatttcacaggggccgccatcttgaatatttgtgacttgtcgtggttgccctattgttctgacacaaagagcgattgttctgggataacagggcaaccacgacacgtcatAATTATTCAAGGTGGCggtgcccgggaaatttgaaagccaaaacaagcgttttgaaattcacttttttcggAAAAAacactttcattggaaaaagctCGAACAATTTTagttgtaaacattatgttctgtggtttaaagtttttttgttgttttagtggagatTCCCTTTACGACCCGTTCTGTCCGCTCGTTGAATGATCCTGGTAGTCCATAATTCAACTTCTCGGTTGTAGTtgtacatagaggatattacatggccgcgcggggatacgaattttatcttcgagtgctgagagtatctctcacgagtgagcgaagcgaacgagtgagagatactttcagcacgagaagataaaattcgtatccccaagcggccatgtaatgttctgtttattatatagatattaatgaaatgtctagatttaaaacaacttgttttataaattttcgaaatgatgaaaaattgttcaccaaccactaaaacacgcatgttgtgtaacatgaaacaagatatgaaagttatgaaaaacaaatcatgataatgtaaaatttgcaataaaaatgttaacgtagtagagaagaattatattaaagcacaaaagtatcgtacaatgaagaagaagctcgcattttattggctaatcgtattcgttaccatgacgacagctacATCCTCAcgtgtgaaagataaaaatgatacgttcactgcgcgcggtgaagatatgattttttagtgaaaggagaaatcctggtatttcatcaatatctatataataaatgtaAATAACCAACCGGATTACCTCGCGGAGTTAACTGTTGGGATTCTCGAACTGTTTTTGTGTTCGGATATGTCATTGATTTCGTTTAAAGGACTCAAAATTCAGCCGGCCGTACTATCAAATATGGCTCGCTGAATTGAGCAATCATAGCGCGCGATGCTCAATCACGAGATTTAGCATTTCCtcctttcatttcattggtTCGTTACCTTATAATTATGTCAGATCGTACAGGAATTGATCAAGTTGGTAAACGAACACCGTAATCTAGCCACCCTGGTAACTGAGTTTGGAAAATCTTATGAAGGAAGGACTATTCACGCAGTCAAGGTAATGCAGTAAGAATGTCGACCATGagtaacaaaatttaaaaagaaagagttTATTTAAAAGGACGCTACAAACCGTTTCAACTAGCTGTACCATTTGGATGGACTGAATCTACCCAACTGTTTCATGTAATGTCAAAGTTAtagtaccaaatgaaacaacaATAATTGCGTAACTCATAACACACTCATTGATGTACGTAACAGGTTACCAACAAAGGAGCCctattgtttgtttttaacCCCCCTCCCTCGGGGGGAGGGGCACTTCCTATTAGTGGgctaatggggatgtgccgctggatggggtcgcattttTACGACTGCATTGACTATAATGTGGTTGTATTTTCAACAGAGGTCCcgacagagttactagaatggggtgGCAAATTGTCGGATTTTGGGGGTAAAAGCTtttgatttaatatttaatttactaGTCGCATTACATTGTGTTTTGAAATACCAATTGATGGctttatgtaaggtttatgcataaacataaagtgactaagttggggtcgctaaaattacatttaccctaaagtgactaagatggggtctataattggccataTAATAGACCCCCGCCCATCATAGTCACCTTCGtaattggaaaattttaaggcggctctgaatctgctccataattttttttaaactttgcagagagttttatctaaGCCTCATAATTactttccaaaaataaataTTGGGGGTCAATGGGTTCGCTTTTAAGATAtaagcgtttaaagacaaaataaagggcgTTTCTAGATGGCTCCTTTGTTGCATTGGAGACCTATTACGTCACGTCAAGGATTGCATCTTGTTAAAAtgttattggtgtttcatttggcGCCGTTTTGTTAAGAAGTGTTGTAGAGTTCATCCTTCTAATGAGACATTACCTCCAAATGCTTGGAACTGGtgggagccaccttaagcctTGCTGACTAATTAACGAATCTTTATTCGATCTATTTGTCTGAAATGCATCGCATACAACTCTATCCACTTTAACCATCTTGTACGTGCAGCCCTTTTTGTATCCGTTCAGTTCTTTTTCCCTTATACAATGGACGGAACATGGGACCGCAATGCACAAACACGTACCCATAAAAAAGACTGCGAGCCTCGAGCTCAGATGTGGCTAATCCAGTCTAAGTTAATTGCGTAATCACAAAGTAAAGAAATGTCCATTATCTTGTTtccactgaaaaaaaattatagccGTTTCCAAATCAAGACCAATGGCAGATCGTCATCATATCTTTCCCTAATATGTATCAACTGTTACTTTAATGTTCTTTATAATTGCAGATCTCCTCGAATCGAAACGCAGGGAAAAAGGCGTTTTTCATTAACTGCGGTATTCATGCAAGAGAATGGATCACACCCGCAACTTGCATGATCATGATAAGAGAGGTTTTACTTTTAATCAGGAACCCATGGGTTCCGGCTTTTAATTCGTTGTTTATGAACGAGCCATTTTTATAGTTCTTCTTACAGATACAACCATCTTGGATTCTAGTATTGTTCTGAGGaaaatattatgggatgcccagcaGGCAAAATGCTTATGCGTTGTGGGTATAaattggttttagtttcacaGCTTTGAAACTTTGTTCACAATTTCTGCCATAGTTATGTGTAATAATCATTCTCTTACCGATCACCCAAGAAATCGACGCTGAATATTGATGGCAATTTTCAGAATTAGTTATCTGTATAAATCTGAGACCACTTTAACAGCTTTACGGACTGTTgctttaaaaattctaaatttcTACGAAGTAAGTATGTACGATTATTAGCGCTTTTTTTTTACATCCCAGTAATTGAACGGATCCCGATGACGGCCAATATTCCTTCattgttgaaatttaaaaaagctGAAAATTAAGGAGATGAATAACTATATCAAGTTCATTGACAATTCGGAAGCCAAAATAAGTTGtatctttcaaaattaattcGTATGTTTATGGGACAAAGTacaaacaatgacgtcagcagaATTTATTTGCATGCTGTGACGTCATTGTCAACtgtaaacaattttcttttgcaCAAAGTAATGGCACTGAAAGTCTGATAGATCCATGTAACCAAGAAATTCATGTTATGGACAATAATAACAAAGTGAGACTGCTTGTATGCCAGCTGCCAGCTCAGGTTACATTATCACTTTTCCTTATAATTATCTCTTTTTTTATCGTGCCATTTCATTTGATCATTCCATAACCAGTGGAACACTAAACCTTTTGCAGTATTTCCTGAATTATCATAAGTCGAGTTATGCCTGACGAAATATAGGATTCATAAAAAGAATTATTAAGAACTCAGCCGTACAGCCAGCCTTCCTGTAACATTGTGGTCTTCGGCGTGAATTCCCAAGGCGAAGgttgcattttcatttttccttttcattgcatCTTTTCATTGTGCTATTTCATTTGATCATTCCATTATCAGTGTAACACTAAATCTTTTGCCGTATCCCTGAATAAGTCGGGCCATGCCTGACGAAATAGAGGATTAATAAAAAGAactattcattttttttttaaaactcagCTCTGCAGCAAGCCTTGCTTTATTATTCTAGTCTGCGACGTCATAGGTATATATGTGTCTCTACATGAACAGATGTTGTCCAAATATGGAAAAGATTCCTCCATCACAGCGATGATTGACAAGCTGGATTGGGTTATAATGCCTGTTCTCAATGTTGACGGATATGAATTCACTCACACCGGGGTAAGTCACATTAAAAGTTTTGATTGACAGAGTTCATCAAGGGGAACCGTGGGTAGCGTTGACGCAGAGTTAAGAGTATACTCGGCGCTCGCCTTCCATCAAGGCTTTCACCTCACGTCTCGCCGACGTTCATGAGAACCAGAGCACCACTAATCTTCGcatcaaaaaccgacatttgattTAATCTACTTTCACTTGACTTGCAGTTCCCACAATCAGTATACGTATAGCACATGCACTGGATACACAAGCTTGACCTTTTTTAGACATTCGTTATTTCCTCAAGGGTGTGTTTTTCACTAAAAGAATGACGTTAATCGTC of the Montipora capricornis isolate CH-2021 chromosome 7, ASM3666992v2, whole genome shotgun sequence genome contains:
- the LOC138056959 gene encoding carboxypeptidase B-like, with product MRGEIVLSILALFGPCFCEEAKSFKGSRVVRTTPANQAQLQFLKDLEENVDLDLDFWTHPSHVRASVDIRVTSEEYPALAKLLNENGIVFTINIPDVQTLMDNENPLPARSRRVGFVYSRYNRLGPIVQELIKLVNEHRNLATLVTEFGKSYEGRTIHAVKISSNRNAGKKAFFINCGIHAREWITPATCMIMIREMLSKYGKDSSITAMIDKLDWVIMPVLNVDGYEFTHTGNRMWRKTRSRNSGSRCMGTDPNRNWNFAWAGAGTSSNPCRDTYHGPRPFSEVEVRNVASYLYKNRRNIIGYMDIHAYSQLWMTPWGYKRAYPKEYSELKRVSDIAVGALYRLYGTKYRVGPSSIIIYANSGSTKDWAYGVLGLKYAFALELRDTGRYGFLLPANQIMPTGMETFAGIKAMAQALKLD